Proteins from a genomic interval of Heteronotia binoei isolate CCM8104 ecotype False Entrance Well chromosome 5, APGP_CSIRO_Hbin_v1, whole genome shotgun sequence:
- the LOC132571330 gene encoding centromere protein N-like — MDEIVAEYIRRTVLRIPRSEIGKMLTTWGFLSENQLQSINLHQTKENVSQEVTQLCEENGATIQHAANLDIIYNYTYRDKKNWTVYKMTREGVDENVIFDLVDFKNNFKTSLRLLLKNVTITFKKYEDNSVWIRVAWGTQFKKPNKYKPTYVVYHSQTPYVFISHSIFRTCRAMLFQALLTATSYSEINEMDLRSRCLDSLKDIVFKWCNQNVQTFNPRPLLERNSALEEMDPRIIQEDKNKKEAIWRINEEDFGNDPQPKLQYAKYRLETVFKSKPELGILNNKEPFRCLVTFSSPHLLETLKSLAPAGLATAPSSRLFTCIVPDAKNSFKITEEKSGFPHGPPEQ, encoded by the coding sequence GCTGACTACGTGGGGGTTTCTCTCTGAGAACCAGCTTCAGTCTATAAACTTACATCAGACAAAGGAGAATGTGTCCCAAGAAGTAACTCAACTTTGTGAGGAAAATGGTGCAACAATCCAGCATGCAGCAAATCTAGACATCATTTACAATTACACATATAGggacaaaaaaaattggactgttTACAAGATGACCAGAGAAGGTGTTGATGAAAATGTCATTTTCGACTTGGTAGATTTCaaaaacaactttaaaaccaGCCTTCGGTTACTTCTGAAAAATGTCACTATCACTTTTAAGAAATATGAAGACAATTCAGTGTGGATTCGAGTTGCATGGGGAACGCagtttaaaaaaccaaacaagtaCAAGCCAACCTACGTTGTTTACCATTCACAGACTCCTTATGTCTTTATTTCCCATTCCATATTTAGAACCTGCAGAGCTATGCTTTTCCAGGCCCTGTTGACTGCTACCAGTTACAGTGAAATCAATGAGATGGACCTCCGTAGCCGTTGTTTAGACTCCCTCAAAGATATTGTATTTAAATGGTGTAACCAGAATGTTCAGACTTTTAACCCACGACCTCTACTGGAAAGGAACAGCGCTTTGGAAGAAATGGATCCAAGGataattcaagaagataaaaacAAAAAGGAGGCCAtttggagaattaatgaggaggACTTTGGAAATGATCCCCAGCCAAAACTACAATATGCAAAATACAGGCTTGAGACAGTGTTCAAAAGTAAACCAGAACTGGGCATCTTGAACAACAAGGAACCATTTAGATGCTTGGTCACATTTTCTAGCCCTCATCTTTTAGAAACACTGAAGTCCCTTGCGCCTGCTGGTCTGGCAACTGCTCCTTCTTCACGTTTATTTACCTGTATTGTCCCAGATGCCAAGAACAGTTTTAAAATTACAGAGGAAAAAAGTGGATTTCCACATGGTCCTCCAGAACAATGA